AATTCCTTTTTTCTGATGGTCCCTAACAACTGAAACCGGTGCAAGTGCTAACGATTCTACAGAAGTTGCACCTTGTTCTATCGTAATTTTAGATAACATAATGTGACCGACTATTTCTTCGTCTACTGCAACGATTGATAATTCTGGAATAAATGCATCATATTTTCTAATACGACTCACAAGTTCATGTTCTGTTTTATCGCTAAATTCTTCATGTAAAAATGCTTGCTGTACAACTTCTTCTGTTTTTCTATAATCATTTTGTTGCTCTTGTCTAATCGCTACCATTTTAACTTATCCTCTATTCTTTCTTATTTCTTTTTGGATTTTACGAAGCGCTTTTTTCGATCCGCGCTCAATATCATGCTGCATTTTTCTTTCTTTATAATCGACAAATAGTGTATTTAAATCGTATCCCTCTGGGTATAATTCCTTTGCTGCTACCTCTAACGTAATACGTTTTATATTTACTTCAACAAATTCACCGTTATAATATACAACGACGTTATAGAAATTATCTATTTCCTTATAGATAATACCAAAATCATCATAATCCAATAAATTTACACGATCGCCAATTTTGTACTCGTAATGGTTTTCTCTTTTTTCTTGCAGGAATTTCGGTTTTCTAATTTTACTTTCATTCACTTTTTCTAGAGCGTACTCTTTATTTTCCATATACGCCTTCGCTCTTTGCAGTACACGCTCTCTTACGTTCATTTTATTCGCAATCCAAAGTGCATTACTTTCACCTGATTTACCGATTACTAATTTATAAAGCGGTTCTAGTGTCTCACTATTAAATTGCATTGCTGCGTTCATAAAATCATCGTGCATTTCTGAGAAGCGTTTAATTTCACCATAATGCGTACTCGCAACTGTAA
This Bacillus paramycoides DNA region includes the following protein-coding sequences:
- a CDS encoding GNAT family N-acetyltransferase, with product MVAIRQEQQNDYRKTEEVVQQAFLHEEFSDKTEHELVSRIRKYDAFIPELSIVAVDEEIVGHIMLSKITIEQGATSVESLALAPVSVVRDHQKKGIGGKLIVAALEKAKELGYGSVVVLGHPEYYPKFGFKKASEWNIKAPFEVPDEVFMVIELSENALQGVEGIVQYSSAFAE